The proteins below are encoded in one region of Nocardioides marmorisolisilvae:
- a CDS encoding C40 family peptidase, giving the protein MRKNARTGLAAAVTLASVLGLGGVAVADGNGGYPTQQQVDNARRDVAAKKGDVASIRSELTRAQARAQAADQRAEIASEAYNGAMWRLSVARKEAKAAHAAALKARQRVNAQRDEIAQLVVQSYQDGTSLNSVTAMLGAGGPEEIMSRTGVVGMAGDSMQADYDRFTRLSAEAKKAQQHADATARNQAEIAAKARAARAAAGASAQQAEAVAHQVAARRATLIEALAKAEHTSVALANQRQQALEEIARRKAEAKARREAAAAAAKARAEAEARQRAQEKADREKAAQDGQSASSGSGPSSSPDPSPSSPPAVSSSGAAAAIRFAEAQLGEPYQWAAAGPNSWDCSGLTMMAWRAGGIYLPHFSGAQYDAGTPISVSDARPGDLLFWSYNGMPSGIHHVALYLGGGRFIEAPHTGAYVRYNSIYDWYPNFAVRL; this is encoded by the coding sequence GTGCGAAAGAACGCGCGGACAGGTCTCGCGGCCGCCGTCACGCTCGCCTCCGTCCTCGGGCTCGGAGGGGTGGCCGTCGCCGACGGGAACGGTGGCTACCCGACGCAGCAGCAGGTCGACAACGCCCGCCGCGACGTGGCGGCCAAGAAGGGCGACGTCGCCTCGATCCGCAGCGAGCTGACTCGAGCCCAGGCTCGTGCCCAGGCGGCCGACCAGCGCGCCGAGATCGCCTCGGAGGCCTACAACGGCGCGATGTGGCGGCTTTCGGTCGCACGCAAGGAGGCCAAGGCTGCTCACGCAGCGGCACTGAAGGCGCGCCAGCGGGTGAACGCGCAGCGTGACGAGATCGCCCAGCTGGTGGTGCAGAGCTACCAGGACGGGACCTCGCTGAACAGCGTCACCGCGATGCTCGGCGCCGGCGGGCCGGAGGAGATCATGAGCCGCACCGGCGTCGTCGGGATGGCCGGCGACTCGATGCAGGCCGACTACGACCGGTTCACCAGGCTCAGCGCCGAGGCGAAGAAGGCTCAGCAGCACGCGGACGCCACGGCCCGCAACCAGGCGGAGATCGCCGCGAAGGCACGTGCGGCGCGCGCCGCCGCCGGCGCCTCCGCCCAGCAGGCAGAGGCGGTGGCGCACCAGGTTGCCGCCCGTCGCGCCACGCTCATCGAGGCCCTGGCGAAGGCCGAGCACACCTCGGTCGCGCTGGCCAACCAGCGTCAGCAGGCGTTGGAGGAGATCGCACGCAGGAAGGCCGAGGCCAAGGCGCGCCGGGAGGCCGCTGCGGCTGCCGCGAAGGCGCGCGCCGAGGCCGAGGCGCGGCAGCGGGCCCAGGAGAAGGCCGACCGGGAGAAGGCTGCTCAGGACGGCCAGTCCGCGAGCTCGGGCTCTGGTCCGTCGTCGAGCCCCGACCCGTCCCCGAGCAGCCCGCCGGCGGTGTCCTCCAGCGGCGCCGCGGCGGCGATCAGGTTCGCCGAGGCACAGCTCGGTGAGCCCTACCAGTGGGCGGCAGCCGGTCCGAACAGCTGGGACTGCTCCGGGCTGACCATGATGGCCTGGCGGGCCGGCGGGATCTACCTGCCGCACTTCTCCGGCGCGCAGTACGACGCTGGCACGCCCATCTCGGTCAGCGACGCACGACCCGGCGACCTGCTCTTCTGGAGCTACAACGGCATGCCCAGCGGCATCCACCACGTCGCGCTCTACCTGGGCGGCGGACGCTTCATCGAGGCGCCCCACACCGGCGCCTACGTCCGCTACAACTCGATCTACGACTGGTACCCGAACTTCGCGGTCCGGCTCTGA